The following proteins are co-located in the Apium graveolens cultivar Ventura chromosome 5, ASM990537v1, whole genome shotgun sequence genome:
- the LOC141661065 gene encoding secreted RxLR effector protein 161-like, whose protein sequence is MQRIPYASAVESLMYAQICTRHDIAFIVGILGRYLSNPGMEQWKAVKRVLRYLKKTKEYMLTYRKSDHLEIIGYSDSDFGGCKDERKSTSGYVYLLAGGAISQRSAKQTLIASSTIAAEYIACFVASNQALWLRNFFTSLRIFAGVERPLKIFCDNKSAVEYSNNNRSTTDAKHIDIKFLVVKEKIQSVQISIEHIGTNSMITDPLTKALTPKVFHEHTAHMGVTLCDTLV, encoded by the coding sequence ATGCAAAGGATACCATATGCATCGGCAGTGGAAAGCCTAATGTATGCTCAAATTTGTACTCGTCATGACATAGCATTCATTGTTGGAATATTGGGAAGATATTTGAGTAATCCGGGAATGGAGCAATGGAAAGCAGTGAAACGAGTCTTACGGTatttgaagaaaacaaaagagTATATGCTCACATACAGGAAATCGGATCATCTAGAAATCATTGGATATTCAGATTCTGACTTTGGAGGATGCAAAGATGAAAGAAAATCTACTTCGGGCTATGTTTATCTACTGGCTGGTGGGGCGATTTCACAAAGGTCTGCCAAACAAACGCTCATAGCTTCATCCACCATTGCTGCAGAATATATAGCATGTTTTGTGGCATCCAATCAAGCTTTATGGCTGCGAAACTTTTTCACTAGTTTACGTATTTTTGCTGGTGTTGAAAGACCATTAAAAATATTTTGTGATAATAAATCAGCAGTGGAGTATTCAAACAACAATAGGAGCACTACAGATGCAAAACATATAGATATTAAGTTCTTAGTTGTTAAAGAAAAGATTCAGAGTGTACAGATTTCGATAGAACACATTGGCACTAACTCCATGATTACGGATCCGCTCACTAAGGCGCTAACACCTAAGGTTTTTCACGAGCATACTGCTCATATGGGTGTTACCTTATGTGATACTTTGGTTTAG